Proteins found in one Bremerella volcania genomic segment:
- a CDS encoding type VI secretion system contractile sheath domain-containing protein, which translates to MAEIQVGGSRSHAPEVNEKTPLHILLIGNFRGTGHQADRKSPKPVFVDRDNIYELPEKLGVRLDGILASADGQTEDIEFQEFEDFEPDELFEKLALFENLRTLRRRLQNPKHFDAAAAEVLAWAPQQEEPAATASADMMPASAAAPGSEDLFADVLSQSSDASGSPLETGNWGAFIEEVLSGSNIQKVDPRQDELVAIVDQAIQETMRRVLQGPKFHALEMNWRGLRMLTFQVETHAKLKFYILDVTAQAFREALQDENWQTGWLAETITTPSKTPGATPLGLVGCLFPFGVNQDDLVLAAKLGDLCQSAGAAAAIELRATKEQWLNPEASIHEAWNANRMSRPMLNVTGLWPRVQLRLPYGKKYKSTDSFDFEEVSKPGGSQLAWGSPVWLACAALANGYNESGWGLDTSAVSQFSDLPVYYDPADDGDAHPCGECLLTDEESAKLMEIGLSPVISFKNQDRVQIRGLQSLRGGKLQGPWK; encoded by the coding sequence ATGGCGGAAATCCAAGTTGGTGGTTCGCGTTCTCATGCTCCGGAAGTCAACGAAAAGACGCCGCTGCATATTCTGCTAATTGGCAATTTCCGGGGCACAGGCCACCAGGCCGATCGTAAGAGCCCGAAGCCGGTCTTCGTCGATCGCGACAATATCTACGAACTGCCTGAAAAGCTAGGAGTGCGACTCGACGGTATTCTGGCCTCGGCCGATGGCCAAACCGAAGATATCGAATTCCAGGAGTTCGAAGACTTCGAGCCGGACGAATTGTTTGAGAAGCTGGCGCTGTTCGAGAATCTCCGAACCCTTCGCCGTCGTCTGCAAAACCCCAAGCACTTCGATGCGGCCGCAGCCGAAGTGTTGGCTTGGGCACCCCAGCAGGAAGAACCGGCGGCCACGGCATCTGCGGACATGATGCCTGCTTCAGCGGCGGCACCAGGCTCGGAAGATCTGTTCGCGGATGTCCTCTCGCAATCGAGCGATGCCAGCGGTTCCCCCTTGGAAACCGGCAACTGGGGAGCGTTCATTGAAGAGGTACTCTCCGGCAGCAATATTCAGAAAGTCGATCCGCGTCAGGACGAGTTGGTCGCCATCGTCGATCAGGCGATCCAGGAAACAATGCGGCGTGTGCTGCAAGGGCCGAAGTTTCACGCGCTGGAAATGAACTGGCGGGGACTGCGGATGTTGACCTTCCAGGTCGAAACGCATGCCAAGCTAAAGTTCTATATTCTCGACGTCACCGCCCAGGCGTTTCGCGAAGCGCTGCAGGACGAAAACTGGCAAACTGGTTGGCTGGCAGAAACGATTACGACGCCATCCAAGACGCCGGGTGCCACGCCGTTGGGCTTGGTGGGCTGCCTGTTTCCTTTTGGAGTCAATCAGGACGACCTGGTCCTGGCGGCGAAGCTGGGTGACCTCTGCCAATCCGCCGGGGCCGCAGCCGCAATCGAACTGCGGGCGACCAAAGAGCAGTGGCTGAATCCGGAAGCGTCCATTCATGAAGCGTGGAATGCCAATCGCATGTCGCGTCCCATGCTCAACGTGACCGGGCTCTGGCCGCGGGTGCAACTGCGATTGCCATACGGCAAGAAATACAAGTCGACCGATAGCTTCGACTTTGAAGAAGTTTCCAAGCCAGGCGGAAGCCAATTGGCCTGGGGTAGCCCCGTTTGGCTGGCTTGTGCGGCTTTGGCCAATGGTTACAACGAGTCAGGCTGGGGTCTTGATACTTCCGCCGTTTCGCAGTTCAGCGACTTGCCGGTCTACTACGATCCCGCTGACGATGGCGATGCCCATCCATGCGGCGAGTGCCTTTTGACCGATGAAGAGTCGGCCAAGCTGATGGAGATTGGCCTGAGCCCGGTGATCTCGTTCAAGAACCAAGACCGCGTCCAGATTCGCGGTCTTCAATCGCTACGCGGCGGCAAGCTACAAGGGCCTTGGAAGTAG
- a CDS encoding DUF1697 domain-containing protein: MANLNQYVAFLRGMNLGKRRLSMDRLRGLLIELDYQQVETYIASGNVVFWVPKTAEAKLAASISQHLESSLGYPVDTFVRSAAEVRAVAEREVFPRQNEPDWNVHVSFFAKKLPPKMVRNLEAIQTDTDAFRVIDRELFWLRKGRMSDSQVWDLSAMKALKLPTHTMRNMNTIRKLTIKHLAN, from the coding sequence ATGGCGAACCTCAATCAATACGTTGCCTTTTTGCGTGGCATGAATTTGGGCAAACGAAGGCTCAGCATGGACCGGTTGCGAGGACTATTGATCGAACTCGACTACCAACAGGTCGAAACGTACATCGCCAGCGGGAATGTGGTCTTCTGGGTCCCCAAGACCGCCGAAGCGAAACTTGCCGCGAGCATCTCCCAGCATCTCGAATCTTCGCTGGGTTACCCGGTCGATACGTTCGTTCGGTCTGCGGCGGAAGTTCGGGCTGTCGCCGAGCGGGAAGTCTTTCCGCGACAGAACGAGCCTGACTGGAACGTTCACGTCTCGTTCTTCGCGAAGAAGCTGCCGCCGAAAATGGTCCGGAATCTCGAAGCGATCCAAACGGACACAGATGCATTCCGCGTGATTGATCGAGAACTCTTCTGGCTGCGGAAAGGGCGTATGTCAGACTCTCAGGTATGGGACCTGTCCGCCATGAAGGCGCTGAAGCTGCCAACGCATACCATGCGCAACATGAATACGATTCGCAAGCTAACCATCAAGCATCTAGCAAACTAA
- a CDS encoding DUF1559 domain-containing protein yields MELLVVIAIIGVLIALLLPAVQQAREAARRMSCSNNLKQIGLGLHNYHDTFGEMPPCSVAPEDGDPAGGKHGTTGWVFLLPFIEQSSFHDRISQASNNFNLNFWLGSGAAAPIRNAVDELSVESYWCPSSPLARFKTQNSRQIQQIDYVFVAGANNHSRRDRKAESNSHFSDGGVFRQQLGVSFRDITDGTSNTFCIGEQSGHTRSGNNNTFDARAHPNSGWYMGSKNYTRPTGADDSWGAGGEDDRCYNVTTIRQGINTKVIGGNWAKAPRCNTPVQSAHPGGSLVIVSDASVRFMPETTTLSIVKSLANRDDGNPVQFP; encoded by the coding sequence GTGGAATTACTTGTGGTAATCGCCATCATTGGTGTTTTGATTGCCCTCTTGCTTCCAGCAGTACAGCAAGCCCGGGAAGCGGCCCGGCGGATGAGTTGCAGCAACAACCTGAAGCAGATTGGGTTGGGCCTGCATAACTACCACGACACGTTTGGAGAGATGCCTCCTTGTTCGGTCGCTCCAGAAGATGGCGATCCAGCCGGTGGCAAACACGGTACGACAGGCTGGGTCTTTCTGCTGCCGTTTATCGAACAGAGTTCATTTCATGATCGCATCAGCCAGGCCTCAAACAATTTCAATCTCAACTTCTGGCTCGGCTCTGGCGCCGCGGCACCGATTCGCAATGCCGTTGACGAACTGTCCGTAGAATCGTATTGGTGCCCTTCGAGTCCTTTGGCTCGTTTCAAAACCCAAAACAGTCGGCAGATTCAACAGATCGACTACGTGTTCGTCGCTGGGGCAAATAATCATTCGCGTCGAGATCGCAAGGCCGAGAGCAACAGTCACTTTTCCGATGGTGGCGTGTTCCGGCAACAACTGGGAGTCTCGTTCCGTGACATCACCGACGGTACATCGAACACCTTCTGTATCGGCGAGCAGTCCGGCCACACCAGGAGCGGCAACAACAACACGTTTGATGCCCGCGCTCATCCAAATAGTGGCTGGTACATGGGATCGAAGAACTACACCCGCCCAACCGGTGCCGATGACTCGTGGGGAGCGGGCGGCGAGGACGATCGCTGCTACAACGTGACCACCATCCGTCAAGGAATCAACACCAAAGTAATTGGTGGCAACTGGGCGAAAGCACCACGCTGTAACACCCCGGTTCAGTCGGCCCACCCAGGCGGATCGCTGGTGATCGTCAGCGATGCTTCGGTGCGTTTCATGCCGGAAACCACGACGCTTTCCATCGTGAAAAGCCTGGCAAACCGAGACGATGGCAATCCGGTTCAGTTTCCGTAA
- a CDS encoding SHD1 domain-containing protein, whose translation MNQKNRFRAWLFIPLLLFLIPVVAEAGKFKVGDVVQVYDDWKKEWKNGTVVDVNRRGELLIETASYGNLRRDVYQPKVVRFAYEDGAIGPARTWTDTSGTFKIMAAPLGIVEDKIRLRREDMSEIEVPIAKLGDADQRYIDRMKAEMGIRAVPSPDPIPPIRFAGTDNENLNAFGSVGYAEERIAILPDPLPSYMVIPQGGVGFGKHYEEEQFGLIQPIGGPDGLVLVSAEYPVDPRKADEFDRTRIAWISLKEKKISKEQALPDGEMVLDYHPASHRLLTYRYKRISGSFGRRKSILSIWEVLPTDESMTPIVSWEAYPEDGYDKEPWARLINGNLVLHRFADKQYVGWDIANKSVAYRIFQDNMWSTPPTLSGTSKYGFLVENKSVRIFDAVTGTTITKLITENPVKLATPSEDGSKLATLEENTLTIWNLTDPAAEPVTHPAESIGGSMAKEMYWVNSDMLMIKNFMEMILYDLNEGIAIWNYHLEHGTVTAVKESEGRQTMGVLNGHLVYGAELQANGRRAGLAVGNVKLPGPDVREKVEGVSREDLVVVKPGSKIRLEVRCGDQHNPAVYNALVAKIRENGWELNQEDYDAIMHAEITRGEPVTRTYRFFGFSRAPETVTYTPIISKLDMTIGDATIWLNQTSTGPGMFVGADETIQQQVDRQTEDVNFFTRSRLPAMILDPKYGRGFGSTKVSTKGLEPSTMQKMIYSNGRPVYLKD comes from the coding sequence ATGAATCAAAAAAATAGATTTCGGGCATGGCTATTTATTCCTCTCTTGCTGTTCCTCATTCCAGTGGTTGCTGAAGCCGGCAAATTCAAAGTCGGTGACGTCGTCCAGGTCTATGACGACTGGAAAAAAGAGTGGAAGAACGGCACGGTCGTCGACGTCAACCGACGCGGTGAGCTTCTGATTGAAACGGCGTCGTACGGTAATCTTCGTCGCGATGTTTATCAGCCGAAGGTCGTTCGATTTGCGTATGAAGATGGTGCGATCGGACCGGCCCGAACATGGACCGATACCAGCGGCACGTTCAAAATCATGGCCGCCCCGCTGGGAATCGTCGAAGACAAGATACGCTTGCGTCGTGAAGACATGTCGGAAATCGAAGTGCCGATTGCCAAACTCGGAGACGCCGATCAGCGGTATATCGACCGCATGAAGGCCGAGATGGGCATCCGCGCCGTACCGTCCCCTGACCCAATTCCGCCGATTCGCTTTGCTGGAACCGACAACGAGAACCTCAATGCGTTTGGTAGCGTCGGCTACGCGGAAGAACGCATCGCCATTCTGCCGGATCCGCTTCCGTCGTATATGGTGATTCCGCAAGGGGGGGTCGGCTTCGGCAAACATTACGAAGAAGAGCAATTCGGCCTGATTCAACCGATTGGTGGTCCAGACGGCCTAGTGCTTGTCTCGGCCGAGTACCCGGTCGATCCTCGCAAGGCGGACGAGTTCGATCGCACGCGTATCGCCTGGATCTCGCTCAAGGAAAAGAAGATCTCCAAAGAGCAGGCGCTTCCCGACGGCGAGATGGTTTTGGACTACCATCCCGCTTCGCACCGGCTGCTGACGTATCGTTACAAACGTATCAGCGGCAGCTTTGGTCGCCGGAAGTCGATTCTTTCGATCTGGGAAGTCTTGCCGACCGACGAATCGATGACGCCGATCGTCAGCTGGGAAGCCTACCCAGAGGATGGATACGACAAAGAACCGTGGGCACGTCTGATCAACGGCAACCTGGTACTCCACCGTTTTGCCGACAAGCAGTACGTCGGTTGGGATATCGCCAACAAGTCCGTCGCTTACCGCATCTTCCAGGACAACATGTGGTCGACGCCTCCCACGCTCAGCGGGACGTCGAAATATGGGTTCCTGGTCGAAAACAAGAGCGTGCGTATCTTTGATGCGGTAACCGGGACGACGATCACCAAACTGATCACCGAGAACCCCGTCAAGCTGGCGACCCCCAGCGAAGACGGTTCGAAACTGGCAACGCTGGAAGAGAATACGCTGACGATTTGGAACCTGACCGACCCAGCCGCCGAACCAGTGACGCATCCTGCCGAGTCGATCGGTGGTTCGATGGCCAAGGAAATGTACTGGGTCAACAGCGACATGCTGATGATCAAGAACTTCATGGAGATGATCCTGTACGACCTCAACGAAGGCATCGCCATTTGGAATTACCATCTGGAACATGGAACGGTCACCGCCGTGAAAGAGTCGGAAGGCCGCCAGACTATGGGCGTGCTCAATGGCCATTTGGTTTACGGAGCGGAGCTTCAAGCCAACGGTCGACGTGCCGGCCTGGCCGTCGGTAACGTCAAACTGCCTGGCCCTGACGTGCGAGAGAAAGTGGAAGGGGTCTCGCGAGAAGACCTGGTTGTGGTCAAGCCAGGCAGCAAGATCCGGCTGGAAGTACGCTGCGGCGATCAACACAATCCCGCGGTCTACAATGCCTTGGTGGCCAAGATTCGAGAGAATGGTTGGGAGCTAAACCAGGAAGACTACGACGCGATCATGCACGCGGAAATCACGCGCGGCGAGCCGGTCACGCGGACGTATCGCTTCTTTGGTTTTTCCCGGGCCCCTGAAACGGTCACCTATACGCCGATCATCTCGAAACTGGATATGACCATCGGCGACGCGACGATCTGGCTCAACCAAACCTCCACCGGGCCAGGCATGTTCGTCGGTGCCGATGAAACGATTCAGCAACAAGTCGATCGTCAGACGGAAGACGTTAATTTCTTCACCCGCAGCCGACTTCCGGCGATGATTCTGGATCCTAAGTACGGACGTGGATTTGGTTCGACCAAAGTCTCTACCAAAGGCCTGGAACCGAGCACCATGCAAAAGATGATCTACTCGAACGGGCGTCCCGTCTACTTGAAAGACTAA
- a CDS encoding DUF456 domain-containing protein yields the protein MVYVAAVLLMLVNSVAWLTTFVTLPGNWILLLCTVLYAYFLPAGYFPRVSWTVVIVIAVLAVIGEIVEFLAGAAGAAKQGGSRWGVFLSLVGAFVGSLAGAILLSFIPILGTMIGALLGGALGAFGGAWLGEHNTEKTHQERMAIGQGAFIGRILGTVGKLIVGVIMLVLVTLDSFFDLKKEPIPEQLSTEAEVSYLFNWKSNVVEPSPTSAERSVVSTDM from the coding sequence ATGGTCTATGTCGCTGCCGTTTTGCTCATGCTGGTCAATTCCGTTGCCTGGCTGACGACCTTCGTCACGCTGCCGGGTAATTGGATATTGCTGCTATGCACGGTTCTGTATGCCTATTTCCTGCCCGCCGGCTATTTCCCACGGGTCAGCTGGACCGTGGTGATCGTCATTGCCGTGCTGGCGGTGATCGGGGAAATCGTTGAGTTTCTGGCCGGTGCCGCCGGGGCAGCCAAGCAGGGAGGAAGCCGCTGGGGCGTGTTCCTGTCGCTGGTGGGGGCGTTTGTCGGTAGCCTGGCAGGAGCCATTCTGCTGAGCTTTATTCCCATTTTGGGAACGATGATCGGCGCGCTTTTGGGAGGGGCACTCGGGGCGTTTGGTGGGGCCTGGCTCGGAGAGCACAACACCGAGAAGACGCACCAAGAGCGTATGGCGATTGGTCAAGGAGCGTTCATCGGACGCATCCTGGGCACCGTCGGCAAGCTGATTGTCGGCGTGATCATGCTGGTGTTGGTCACGCTCGATTCGTTTTTCGATTTGAAGAAGGAGCCGATTCCCGAGCAGTTGTCGACCGAAGCCGAGGTCAGCTATCTCTTCAATTGGAAGTCGAACGTGGTGGAGCCATCGCCCACTTCAGCCGAAAGATCGGTCGTATCAACCGACATGTAA
- a CDS encoding antibiotic biosynthesis monooxygenase: MGQFHIAITHQAKPGKEEEYEAALRQFAKESLDEPGTSGVLLLAPAPGALGKEYGILRTFEDRASCEAFYRSERYREFHRRTRPLVADDAKRRPLSGLEVFFHDPRTSPPKWKMFVVTWLGVFPSALLFSVTIPPLISFMPDLLIRAIVNVFVVASLAWIIMPFLTRLFRPWLSPPQEQPAIPDFATAREEPQPEDREEFFEQLELERI, translated from the coding sequence ATGGGCCAGTTTCACATCGCCATCACACATCAAGCCAAACCGGGCAAGGAGGAAGAATACGAGGCCGCCTTGCGCCAGTTCGCAAAAGAGTCGCTGGACGAACCAGGCACATCTGGGGTTCTGCTGTTGGCCCCGGCACCTGGAGCGTTAGGCAAGGAATATGGAATCCTGCGCACCTTCGAAGACCGAGCATCTTGCGAGGCGTTTTATCGCTCGGAACGTTATCGTGAATTCCATCGCCGGACACGGCCGTTGGTGGCGGATGATGCCAAGCGTCGTCCTCTGAGTGGCCTGGAAGTCTTTTTCCACGATCCCCGCACGAGCCCTCCGAAGTGGAAGATGTTCGTCGTGACCTGGCTAGGCGTATTCCCCAGTGCCCTGCTCTTTTCCGTGACCATTCCCCCGCTAATCAGCTTTATGCCGGATCTATTAATCCGGGCCATCGTCAACGTCTTCGTCGTCGCCTCGTTGGCCTGGATCATCATGCCCTTCTTAACGCGACTCTTTCGTCCGTGGCTGTCTCCTCCTCAAGAGCAACCCGCGATCCCCGACTTTGCGACTGCCCGCGAAGAACCGCAGCCTGAAGATCGAGAAGAGTTCTTCGAGCAACTTGAGTTGGAACGGATTTGA
- a CDS encoding antibiotic biosynthesis monooxygenase: MSHVHVAITHQAKPGKEAEYEAALREFARESLHEPGTAGVLLLAPVPGTYGCEYGILRSFEDQASCDAFYQSARFRDFHELTKPLVVEEATRRKLHGLEAFFRDPKLSPPRWKMAAITWLGVYPSVLFWGNLLPPALSSLHSLVATAVTTIFVTITLAWLVMPILTKVFAAWLHPPISSVPILGEALSDQASN, translated from the coding sequence ATGAGTCACGTTCATGTCGCGATTACTCACCAAGCCAAACCTGGGAAAGAGGCTGAGTACGAGGCGGCGCTGCGTGAGTTTGCCCGAGAATCGCTGCACGAACCAGGCACGGCCGGCGTGCTGCTGCTGGCCCCTGTGCCGGGAACGTACGGCTGCGAGTACGGCATCTTGAGATCGTTTGAGGATCAAGCATCATGTGACGCGTTTTATCAATCGGCCCGCTTTCGCGACTTCCACGAGTTGACCAAGCCGCTGGTCGTCGAAGAGGCAACGCGCCGGAAGCTGCACGGTCTGGAGGCCTTCTTCCGCGACCCCAAGCTGAGTCCTCCGCGTTGGAAGATGGCGGCCATCACCTGGCTGGGTGTCTATCCTTCGGTTTTATTCTGGGGCAATTTGCTGCCCCCGGCTCTGAGTAGCCTGCATAGTCTTGTGGCGACGGCGGTGACGACGATCTTCGTCACCATAACCTTGGCCTGGCTGGTCATGCCAATCCTGACCAAGGTTTTCGCCGCGTGGCTGCACCCGCCCATCTCGAGCGTTCCCATCTTGGGTGAAGCCCTTTCCGATCAGGCCTCGAATTGA
- a CDS encoding deoxyhypusine synthase family protein, producing MSISAFMEKHYRHFNAREMVEAAKTYKSMVEGGGKMFMSIAGAMSTAELGISLAEMIRQDKVHAISCTAANFEEDFFNLVAHDEYELCPNYRDLSPEDEFQLREGGFNRVTDTCIPETVIRHFEHNLLEYWKEADEKGEQHFPTDYFFRLLKDGKLQEHYQIPPENSWVLAAYEKGIPVFTPGWEDSTLGNIFAARVYDGTLSTHNVIHPGTRMMQDLVKWYLEHEKKGIGFYQIGGGIAGDFAICAVPLILQDLELRDSNLWSYFCQISDSTTSFGSYSGAVPNEKITWYKLSKESPKFMINSDASIVAPLMFAYILGQ from the coding sequence ATGAGCATCAGTGCGTTTATGGAAAAGCATTACCGCCACTTCAACGCGCGCGAGATGGTGGAAGCGGCCAAAACCTATAAATCGATGGTCGAAGGTGGTGGCAAGATGTTCATGTCGATCGCCGGGGCGATGAGCACCGCCGAACTGGGCATCTCGCTGGCCGAAATGATCCGCCAGGACAAGGTACATGCCATTAGCTGCACCGCGGCCAACTTCGAGGAAGACTTCTTCAACCTGGTGGCCCACGACGAATACGAGCTTTGCCCGAACTACCGCGACCTTTCGCCGGAAGATGAATTCCAACTTCGCGAAGGGGGATTCAACCGCGTGACGGACACTTGTATTCCCGAGACGGTGATTCGCCACTTCGAGCACAACTTGCTCGAGTACTGGAAGGAAGCCGACGAAAAGGGCGAGCAGCACTTCCCAACCGATTACTTCTTCCGCCTCTTGAAAGACGGCAAGCTGCAAGAGCACTACCAGATCCCGCCGGAAAACAGCTGGGTTCTGGCTGCCTACGAAAAGGGAATTCCCGTGTTCACCCCAGGCTGGGAAGACTCGACCCTGGGCAACATTTTCGCGGCTCGCGTTTATGACGGTACCCTTTCCACGCACAACGTGATCCACCCAGGCACCCGCATGATGCAAGACCTGGTGAAGTGGTACCTGGAGCACGAAAAGAAGGGGATCGGGTTCTACCAGATCGGTGGCGGCATCGCGGGCGACTTCGCAATCTGCGCCGTTCCGCTGATTCTGCAAGATCTGGAACTGCGCGACTCGAATCTGTGGAGCTACTTCTGCCAGATCTCCGATTCGACGACTTCGTTCGGCTCCTACAGCGGTGCGGTCCCCAATGAAAAGATCACGTGGTACAAGCTGAGCAAGGAAAGCCCCAAGTTCATGATCAACTCCGACGCGTCGATCGTGGCACCACTGATGTTCGCCTATATCCTGGGGCAGTAA